GTCCAAATACTCTATTTTTGTTACCAATGAAACATAAAAACATGAACCTCACAGTAAACCTTTTTACCCGGCCAAAGCCAAAACAGAAAGCATTTTACCTGCAACCGTTTGCCACTTTAAAATACAAGGGCTTGAAACAAACTCTGCTAACAATTGGCTTTTTTCTCCTTTGGTTTGCAAGTAGTATTGCTCAGCCCAAACACGAATTTCGTGCGGTTTGGGTAGCAACAGTTGTTAATATCGACTGGCCATCGAAAAAGGGATTAAGTACCGAAGCACAACAAAAAGAAATTACGGATATTCTAGACATGCATAAAAAACTGGGCATGAATGCGATTATCTTACAGGTACGCCCAACTGCAGATGCCTTTTACCAATCGGAGCTGGAACCCTGGTCGCAATACCTCACAGGAACTCAGGGACAAGCACCAAACCCTTTTTACGACCCATTGGAATTTTGGATAAACGAAAGCCATAAAAGAGGGATGGAATTACATGCGTGGTTAAATCCATATCGTGTGGCAATGAAACCCGATGATCCGCTATCAACGACGCACATTGCATTTCAACACCCCGATTGGATAGTAAAATATGGAGAAAAGCTGTACTTCGATCCGGGGATACCGGAAACAAGGTTGTTTGTAACCTGGGTAGTTAAGGATATTGTTTCTCGTTACGATTTGGATGCCATTCACCTGGACGACTATTTTTATCCCTATCCGCTAAAAGATGCATTTCCCGACACAACATCATTTAGCTTATTCAACCGGGGATTTTTACCAGAAGATATTGGCGACTGGCGCCGGGAAAACGTTGACATTTGTATTAAAATGCTGAACGATTCGATAAAAGTGACAAAACCATGGGTAAAATTTGGGATTAGTCCCTTTGGCGTTTGGCGAAACATAGCCGACGATCCGCAAGGTTCCGATACAAAAGCAGGAGCTACCAACTACGATGATTTGTATGCCAACATTATAAAATGGCAGCAAGAAGGATGGATAGACTATTGTTTACCTCAGTTGTACTGGCGCATTGGCCATCCGCTTGTTGACTTTACTTTACTGGCCAACTGGTGGAAAAACCACGCTTACGGGCGAGCCATGTACATTGGACATGCACCCTATAAAATTGATGCCAACTCGAAAACGAAAGAGTGGACAGAACCGGATCAACTGCCAAAACAAATTAAAGTATTACGAAATATTCCTGAAATTAATGGTTCGGCTTTTTACAGCAGCAAGTGGTTTAAAGGAAATTTATTGGGTTTTCAGGACAGTTTAAAGCTGAACTACTTCAAGAGTCCGGCAATAATCCCGGCCATGCCCTGGCTCGATAACACTCCGCCACAACACATTGCACAGCTCAAACGATCGGGTAAAAAAGTAAAATGGGAAACCTTTGCCGCAACATCTGAAATGGACAAACCCTGGCAATATGTAATATATATAAATGAAGTTGGACAAACGTTTGATGCAGAAAACAGTGATTTTATCCACTCAATCGTAAAATCCAAAGAAATCAAATTTCAAAAAATCAACAGGAAAAAGAAAAAATACGAAGTCAGGATTTCGGTACTCGATCGTTTAAGTAACGAGAGTAGAATTAGCGAACCGGTACAACTTAAATTGTAAAATCAATGAAACCAATCCTTGTTATTCTTCTCTTTTGTTTTGCCTTTTTACCAAGCCAGTCGGCAAATGTTGTTCGCATCAATCAGCTTGGCTACCTGCCACAATCAACAAAAGTTGCGGTTTTTCTATCAACCGAAGAAATAACAGAAAGTAGTTTTACCGTTCACAACGCACTATCAAACGAGGTTGTTTTTACCGGTAAAACCCGCAATACTGATGCGCAGAACTGGGGCATGAAAACGGCGTATCGTCTTAATTTCTCCGGAATGGAACAGGAAGGTGGCTATTACATTAAAATTGCGAATACCCGCTCTCCAAATTTTCGGATTAACTCTGATGTTTACGAGGGAACTGCCGATTTTATATTGAACTATTTACGCCAGCAACGCTGCGGATACAATCCATATTTAAAAGATTCGTGTCATTTACACGATGGGATTATTGTTGATCACCCTTCAAAAACCAGTGAAAAGATTAATGTAACCGGGGGCTGGCACGATGCTTCCGATTATTTGCAATATTCAACTACTTCGGTAAATACCGTTTTTCAGATGATGTTTGCGTACCAAAATCATCCTGAAATTTATGGCGACACACATAAAGCAAACGGAGGAACAGGAGCAAACGGAATTCCGGATATTCTGGATGAAATTAAATGGGGACTGGATTGGATGTTAAAAATGAATCCGGCACCCAACGAAATGTACAACCAAATTGCAGACGATCGTGATCATGCAGGATTTCGATTGCCAAACAAGGACTCGGTAGATTATGGTTATGGCAAATACCGCCCCGTTTATTTTGTTACCGGTAAACCACAAGGTTTAGCCAAATTCAAAAATCAGAGTACCGGAGTTTCGTCAATTGCCGGCAAATTTGCATCGGGTTTTGCACTGGGGTCACAACTTTTTAACAAACTCGATCCTGCCTTTTCTACTCAGTTAAAAAGAAAGGCTCATGATGCTTGGGAGTTTGCACTTTCCGACACCGGTTTCTGCCAAACAGCCTGCAATGTATCTCCCTATTTTTACGAAGAAAAGAATTACACCGACGACCTGGAATTGGCTGCTGCTCAGATGTATCTGCTAACAAGTGAAAACCGGTTTCTTGATGAGGCTGCACATTGGGGACAAAAAGAAAAAGTATCGCCATGGATAAAAAATGGCACGGCGCGGCATTACGAATCCTACCCTTTTATAAATCTTGGCCATTATTTTTTAGCTGATAACAGAAAAGACGACTTTACCAACAACTATAAAAAGGGATTAGACTTGTTGCACGAAAGAGGAAAAAACGATCCGTTCTTTAATGGTGTGCCATTTATTTGGTGCTCTAACAACCTGGTTGCTGCAGCCATAACCCAAGCAAATTTATATAAAAAGATAAGTAGCAGCAGCGAATTTGATGAAATGGAAGCGGCACTTCGCGATTGGTTATTTGGATGCAACCCGTGGGGAACAGCAATGATTTGCGGGTTACCGGGTGTGGAAGATTCACCCATGTTTCCGCATTCCTCCATAACTTTTATAAACAACGAAACCACATTTGGCGGACTGGTTGACGGACCGGTTTACACCTCAATTTATAAGAGCTTAATCGGTATTGAATTGATGGAAACCGATGAATATTCAGCATTCAACCAGGGGAAAGCCGTGTATCACGACGATATTGGAGATTATTCAACAAACGAACCAACAATGGACGGCACAGCCAGTTTGAGTTATTTGTTAGCCAGTTTGGAAGCGGAGGGAAGAGAACAAAATACCAACAAAAGCAATTTTGAAAAAGATAATTTCGGAACAATTATCAGAATTCAGCCTTCCGTAAAAAATATCTATTTGTGTTTTACTGCCGACTCTATGTTTGAAGGAGGTGATTCTATTCTGAATACTCTGAAAAAAAATAAAATCAAAGCCTCTTTCTTTTTTACCGGCAATTTCCTACGGCTTTCGTCTGAACAGGAAACAATAAAAAAGATCGTAAAAGCCGGACATTATATTGGTGCTCACTCCGATAAACATGTATTGTATTGCAGCTGGGATCAACGGGATGCGACACTTATTTCTGAAAAAGAGTTTGAAACTGACATGCAAAACAATTATTTAGAGTTAGAGAAATTCGGCATAAAAAGTTCGGATGCCCGCTTTTTTATGCCTCCTTATGAATGGTATAACCAGGATATTTCGGACTGGAGTAAGAACATGGGTCTGTGCTTGATTAATTTCACTCCGGGAACCGGAACCAATGCCGATTATACTACTCCTGACATGAGCAACTATAAATCGTCTGAAGAATTATTGAAACACTTAAAAGGCTATGAGACAGGCAATGATAACGGATTAAATGGGGCAATTCTTCTTATTCATCCCGGAACTTCGGAAAAACGAACTGACAAATTTTATACAAAACTGGATGAAATAATTCAGTATTATTCCGCAAAGGGATACGCATTTAAGTCGCTAAATGAATTGTAATTAACAATTGTTGGTAGCTGAATAATGGTTTTACGAAGGTGCAAGTACCGAAAACGGGTACCAGGGCAAATTTCGAAGAATCCAAAAGATCACTACAATTGCAAAAACTACCCAAGGCGTATTTTTCATATAAAAAACATTGGGCAACTTCCACTTAAACAGCCGGTTTAAAATGGGGTGTATATAATGATAGAGGATAACTAGTGCAGCCGGAAGAAAAAGAAAATTATAGCCAATCACTCCCTTTATGTCAAAATGCAATAAACTGTGAAGTGCCCTTTGCGAGCCGCATCCCGGGCAGTAGGCACCGGTTAAGGAATGAAACAAACAACGCGGAAACAGCTCGTGTTTATTCGGATCTAAAACAAAAAACAAGACTGCTACTCCCAAAATAAGAAGCAGCAGTCCGCTATTTACAATTTTCTTCATTTATTACATGTCAAATCCACCAAACGACATACCGGCTAGTACACCAAAAATGGATAATAAAGTAGCAATAATTGCAATACCTATTCCACTGGCAAAAGCAATCCATGCCCATAATTTTGCATTTTTACTCGCCGCAATCGCTCCTTCTAAATCGCCTGCATTCCATTTCGAGTTTACCTGCGCAGCAAACACAATAGATACAATTCCCAAAATCTGGCAACAAAAGATTGTAACCAGAATTGCAAATACCAAATAATTTGAAGGTGGTGTTTGTTGTTGATTCATTTGTTCGTTCATCATTTTTAGATTTATCGATAATTAAAGGTTGATACACAAATGTAAAGCATGCTATCTTAAAAAAAAATAAATTTTTATCCGAAAAATCGATTAAGTGTTTGAATTACTGTTACAAATTATATTTTTGCTTTGATCATTTGGATTAAAGGGCAGAGGCACTTTTTTCCATAGATTTTAAGTTTTGGTAAAATGCCTCCCTAAAACAAGGGTGGCATTTTTTATTTCATTTAAAGGTTTCATCCCAACTTTTCTTCTCATACAAACATCAATTTTAATGGATCACCCGTAAAGTCCGGTGGATTTAACTTTTTCAAGCAAATATTTTCGCTACTCTTCTGGCAAGGAAATATAGATTCATCATCGAATATATTGTTTAAAACAGTACGTTCTTTCCTGCCGGAAGCATTCATCCCGATTCAATCGGGACGAATCAGAAAGATCAAGGCTTCTTTTGTGCTTCTCGCATCATCTTTACAAAACCTAACTTCGGACGGGTGATCTTCTCACACATTCGAAGCTTCCCGCTCTCCGTAAGGCTTTGTTTTGATTCAGCACTCGACCAAAAGAGGCCGACTCACGATCGGATGGTATAAAATATTGCATGGTTTGTAGCCCGCAAGTCCGCCTTCAGGAAAATGCGTTAAGAAATTTTGGGAATGCAGCGTTAAGAAAGAAAAGCTGTTTGACACTGACCAGAAGAATGAAGTGTCAGTGGAGTTCTTTTCTTTTAGCGGAGTTCCTAAAATTTTAGCAATTTTCATGTCAGCGGTGGGCTCAGAAATGCCTTCTTCGTGCTGACTTTTTTTGCTGTAGAAAAAAGTTAGTCGCAGCAAAGCGAGAAAAATGGTTTAGGTAGTGAATTGATAATTCGTCCACCAGAATTTCAATGTGATCCATTTTAATCACGTTAACAACACATTAACATCATCAGATTAAACTATTAAAAGACAATTTGGTCTTAATATAAGATTAAAAACATATTTAACTGAAAAAAGGAGATGAAAAACATTGTTCTTATAATGTTCGTGCTGATAAGTCTGGGTGGATTTGCTAATACTGACGGCGAAATGAAGTCGGTGAATCCCGATGATGATGGTAAAGGTAAAATAACGGGAATTGTAGTTGAACACACTACTGAAACTCCCATGGAGTTCGCAAATATAGCAGTCTACAATCTTATGGATTCGTCGTTAATTACCGGCGGAATTACCAATGAGAAAGGTGAATTCGAAATTGCAGATGTGCAATTTGGAGAATACTTTCTGGAGGCAAATTTTATAGGATTTAATAAATCAACCGTTACTACAATTACCCTGGATCGTGGAAACCGAATTTCAAATGTGGGAGAAATTGAGTTAAGTCCGTCGGCTGTAGCCATAGGCGAAATTGACGTAGTTGCCGACAAAGCAGCTGTTGAGTATAAATTAGATAAAAAGGTAGTAAATGTAAGCCAGGTAATAAGTGCGATTGGAGGAACCGCAGTTGATGTACTCGAAAACACACCCTCCGTTCAGGTTGACATTGAAGGAAATGTGTCGTTAAGAGGATCGGGAAATTTTACGGTACTGATTGATGGCCGACCTAGCGTACTTAGCGGCAGCGATGCACTGCGTCAAATTCCGTCCTCGGCAATCGAAAACATCGAAATCATTACAAATCCATCGGCAAAATACGAACCCGACGGAACAGCAGGTATTATAAACCTGGTAATGAAAAAGAATTCAATGAATGGATTAAACGGGATTGTGAATGCCAGTATTGGAACAAAAGACAAATACAGCGGCGATTTTATGCTCAATTACCGATTGGAGAAAGTCAATTTATTTTTCGGGGCCGACTGGCGCGACGAAACAAATTACGGAAAAATGCTTTCGAAACGAGAAACCTATTACAACGATACTACCGAGTATCTGAATATGGAAGGATCGCGAAATTTTATTCGTGGCGGATATGCTCTTAAAGGAGGTGCCGACTTGTACCTGAGCGAACATTCAACTTTAACACTTTCGGGTGAAGTTGGTAACTCAAACCGATCGAATGAAGGAGGTGGCACAACTGAAAATTT
The sequence above is a segment of the uncultured Draconibacterium sp. genome. Coding sequences within it:
- a CDS encoding family 10 glycosylhydrolase, translated to MNLTVNLFTRPKPKQKAFYLQPFATLKYKGLKQTLLTIGFFLLWFASSIAQPKHEFRAVWVATVVNIDWPSKKGLSTEAQQKEITDILDMHKKLGMNAIILQVRPTADAFYQSELEPWSQYLTGTQGQAPNPFYDPLEFWINESHKRGMELHAWLNPYRVAMKPDDPLSTTHIAFQHPDWIVKYGEKLYFDPGIPETRLFVTWVVKDIVSRYDLDAIHLDDYFYPYPLKDAFPDTTSFSLFNRGFLPEDIGDWRRENVDICIKMLNDSIKVTKPWVKFGISPFGVWRNIADDPQGSDTKAGATNYDDLYANIIKWQQEGWIDYCLPQLYWRIGHPLVDFTLLANWWKNHAYGRAMYIGHAPYKIDANSKTKEWTEPDQLPKQIKVLRNIPEINGSAFYSSKWFKGNLLGFQDSLKLNYFKSPAIIPAMPWLDNTPPQHIAQLKRSGKKVKWETFAATSEMDKPWQYVIYINEVGQTFDAENSDFIHSIVKSKEIKFQKINRKKKKYEVRISVLDRLSNESRISEPVQLKL
- a CDS encoding glycoside hydrolase family 9 protein; translation: MKPILVILLFCFAFLPSQSANVVRINQLGYLPQSTKVAVFLSTEEITESSFTVHNALSNEVVFTGKTRNTDAQNWGMKTAYRLNFSGMEQEGGYYIKIANTRSPNFRINSDVYEGTADFILNYLRQQRCGYNPYLKDSCHLHDGIIVDHPSKTSEKINVTGGWHDASDYLQYSTTSVNTVFQMMFAYQNHPEIYGDTHKANGGTGANGIPDILDEIKWGLDWMLKMNPAPNEMYNQIADDRDHAGFRLPNKDSVDYGYGKYRPVYFVTGKPQGLAKFKNQSTGVSSIAGKFASGFALGSQLFNKLDPAFSTQLKRKAHDAWEFALSDTGFCQTACNVSPYFYEEKNYTDDLELAAAQMYLLTSENRFLDEAAHWGQKEKVSPWIKNGTARHYESYPFINLGHYFLADNRKDDFTNNYKKGLDLLHERGKNDPFFNGVPFIWCSNNLVAAAITQANLYKKISSSSEFDEMEAALRDWLFGCNPWGTAMICGLPGVEDSPMFPHSSITFINNETTFGGLVDGPVYTSIYKSLIGIELMETDEYSAFNQGKAVYHDDIGDYSTNEPTMDGTASLSYLLASLEAEGREQNTNKSNFEKDNFGTIIRIQPSVKNIYLCFTADSMFEGGDSILNTLKKNKIKASFFFTGNFLRLSSEQETIKKIVKAGHYIGAHSDKHVLYCSWDQRDATLISEKEFETDMQNNYLELEKFGIKSSDARFFMPPYEWYNQDISDWSKNMGLCLINFTPGTGTNADYTTPDMSNYKSSEELLKHLKGYETGNDNGLNGAILLIHPGTSEKRTDKFYTKLDEIIQYYSAKGYAFKSLNEL
- a CDS encoding DUF2752 domain-containing protein, which encodes MKKIVNSGLLLLILGVAVLFFVLDPNKHELFPRCLFHSLTGAYCPGCGSQRALHSLLHFDIKGVIGYNFLFLPAALVILYHYIHPILNRLFKWKLPNVFYMKNTPWVVFAIVVIFWILRNLPWYPFSVLAPS
- a CDS encoding CD225/dispanin family protein; this encodes MMNEQMNQQQTPPSNYLVFAILVTIFCCQILGIVSIVFAAQVNSKWNAGDLEGAIAASKNAKLWAWIAFASGIGIAIIATLLSIFGVLAGMSFGGFDM